ATAGGAGGGGAAAAAGCAGAAAGGAGGATGGCAAGAAAAGAGGGTCTAGCACCTAGCACAGCATCTGGCGTGCAGCCGGTGCGCAATGAGTACTTGCTGAAACAGGACTCGGTGCTGAGAAGGAGGCTGGATCAATCTATTGGGCGCCAACAGGAACATGTCGGAGAGAGATGTCAGTGGCTCCAGGAGGAGAAAGGGATGGAGACTTGCAACAAATGAAGCCGGCAACCCACAAGAGCAGGAGTCAGACGCCGTGAGTCTGCCCCCACTGCGGCCCCATCTGCCACCCACTCCCTGTGCCGGGCCCCCCAGGTCCTGCTGCTGCTCACAGCGCCTCTGCGGGCATCCTCGAGTCCCCCGGGGCTGGCGCCACAGACGGTTCTCTGCCTTCACCGGCTCTGTCCGGGGTGGCCTCCTCCTCCCGTTCCTGCTCTGGCCCCGGCCCTGGGAACTTCCGCAGTTCCGAGTACAGCACCCAGGCGTCGTTGCGGGACACATATTCCCACCCACTCTCCCGCACGTGGAAGAGGTCCACGGAGCCCCCCGAGTAGGCATCACGGTGGGTGGCATGGGCCACAGCACGGCGGGCCAGGGCATAGGCTTCCTGGGTGCTCATGTCATAGTGGTAGCCGCCATCTAGCACACCATAGGCATAGGGAGATCCAGAGCCCACCGAGAAGATGTCCCCCTGCAGGCAGGTGCCGTCGCTGTAGACGTAGAAGAGGGCAGGGCCGGAACGGTCCCAGCCGCACAGGGCAGTGGCCACGCACAGATCCAGCCCCCGATAGCGCGACATCATGACTGATAAGAGTCTGGCGGCGCCGGCCACACTGGGCAGCTGACCCTCCCTCAGTGCCCGCAGCCGCAGCTCCCGCCGTAGCACCCGGTACCATGTGACACAGTCGGCCGAGGTGCCAGAGGTGGTGCCCAGGAGGTGCTGATGCACAGGGATGACCTTGCGTGAGGCTGGACAGGCCACGTAGTCGCCACAGGAGGACCGCGTGTCAGCCGCAGCGATGACTCCATGACGGAAGCGGAAAGCCAGGGTGGTGGTACCATGGGCCAGCCTGGGGCCATGGATCTGCAGGAAGGTTTGAGGGTCCCAGCCCTGGGGCACAGCCCAGCCACCAGCCTGAGGCAGGTGAGGTGAGGCTTCTTGGGTGTCGGGGGCCTGCCACTTGCACACATCCTGCAGAGCCATCCCTGGGGTCCAGCGAAGGTTGGAAGGAACAAGGCAGGGATTTGTGAGCTGGGTCAGgcggaggaagagagagagcaaggaggaGCTGGGCTGCAGCCAGAACCAGCTGGGAAGGCGTGTGATCTGTGGCTTCCTTTCTCCCTAACCCCAAACCAGGCTTTGGGACTGGCCCTCTCCCTCAGAGGACTGCTGAGGGGAGACACAGCGAGGCCAGTAGAGTCTCCAGCGCTGGGGAGACGCTGCCCATGACACACCCGAGCGTCATCCAAGGAGTCTCCTGTCTGTCATCCTCCAAGCACCTGGAGTTGGGTGGTGGCTGGGTAACTGAAAAGGAAAGGGGGTACCAGTGGAAGGAGCAGAGTTGGGTTCCTCTGGGATTTCCTGTGGGGGGCACTGGGCACGCAAAGATAAATaaggccctgcccctgccctgaaAGGGCTGCCAGCCTAGGGAAAGGTGGAGACAAGTCAGTGCAATGGCACAGTCAGAAGAGATTGCCATGGGCGTTCCCCGGTGGCCTAGTGGTTGGGATGCCGggctttcactgtcgtggcccgggttcgatccctggtcggggagctgggatcccacaagctgcgcggtttggccaacaaaacaaaacaaaacagaatagatTGCCATGGACCCACCGTGGCAGGAGTCCCTAATGCTGGGTTCTCTCTTCCGGGGTGTGGGGTCAGGGAGCTATGACGCTGAGCTCACAGGTTCACCTCATGGTCaaggtgaggaaagagaaatggaCTGGGGTAAGGACAAAAGAGACAAGAGCAAGAGAGCCTGGTATGGGGTGCTCAGATACCTTCAGAAACGCAGAGTACTGAGGGGCCAGGTGAAGGGGAACTAGAACCTGGagatctttttctcctctgttttgGGGGTGAACATGAACTTCCATCTGCATACAAACGTAGCACTTCTGACAGTTCTCTGGCAGTATAGCTTCTCCGGCTGGTGTTAAAGTTCTGAGGACGTAGCGGAAAGGACCTATTGGTCCCCCTTCTGCCCAATAGTTCTCAATGGCAAGAGACTGGTTTGTGGTTCCCAAGCAGGAGAAACAACGGACTCTGATGCCGTAATGCCGAGTCTAAGTCTTAGACCAACCAAGGGTGGACCCTGACAGCTGGCCCTTCAGAAACATAAAGTAGATGGGGGCAGAGTGACAAGCTACAGCTACTTCCATATGCAGTATGTTTTACTAAGCATTACAGCTCAGAGAGGTGCTATGGGAAGGGGTTTATTCAAAGAAACAGATGTACATGCAAAGGCAAGAGCCCGGACCCTCCAGACATCATGATGCTGAGGCTGTGGCATCATAGTTTCCTGGAGTCTCAGTACGAAGGGCAAGTGTAACATGTCAGGGGAAGACTGGAGAAACCAGGAAGCCACACAAAGGTCCAACTagtccttctttcttccttggtGTAGGACCACATGGGAATCTTACTGAAGAGATAAGAACGTCTCCTCTTTCTAAAAACTAAGTCAGACTATATATGGCTGGATCGCCACGTCTCCAAGTCAGGCCATTATCAAGTCAGATCTGCGCAGGTGAGTGGCCCAGTAACTGGCCACCCACCAGTCTCCCCCTCTAACCTTATCCTCCACACTGACATGATTTCCTAAGGTATCACTCAAATCCCATGTCTCCTCTAGTGAGAAACCTTGAAGGGTTACAAGATCAAGTCCACCCCAGGCTGGCACTTAAAGCCCACCGTGGTCCAATCCTAATCCATCCACCACAACCTCTTTTCACGCAATTCCTAACacatctcccacctccccttcaTCTTTTTGAATCCTATCTTTCCAAGTCTGGCTTAAGTACCACCTATTCTGAAAATACTTCCCAGATCCGGGCTGAAAGAGGAGAGGCTGTGAGTTTGAGAAGAAAGGGGATCTAAGTGATATTTAAGGAAATGATCCAGACCTCCTTGGCAAAGGCTTCCTGGACCCCCAACCTCACCCCAATCTATACCAAACTCTCTCACCTCTGAACTACAGCACTTATCATTGTTTTCTTCCCCCAACCtctgctttattgagatacagtggACATATAGCATTGCggaagtttaaggtgtacaatatgatGATCTAATACCTCTGCGTGCGTGTCTGTGTATTGCAAAATGTTTACACCATAAGGTAAGTTAAATCCTTCACCTTACTTGGTtaccatttttgttgttgttatgataagaacatttaagatctactctcttggcaactttcaagtatacaagagtattgttaactatagttgctgtgctgtacattagattcccagaacttattcctcttatgactggaagtttgtacacttTTGACCAACATCTCATTTTCTCCAACCCtgagcctctggcaaccaccaatctactatCTGTTTCTAAAAGTTCGGCTTTGTTTGACTCtacatataagtaagatcatacagtatttgtttttctccatctgacttcttgcacttagcaaaatgccctcaagtttcatccaagttgtcacagatggcaggatttccttcttttttatggctgaataatgttccaccACATATGTAACactttatgcattcatccattgatgatggatattgtttccatgtcttggcaattgtgaataatgctgcaatgaacattggggtgcagctATCTCTATgggatagtgatttcatttcctttggataaatacccagacaTGGGattactaggtcatatggtagttctatttttaatttttttttgaggaacctccatactattctccatagtgacttcaccaatttacattcccaccaacagcagcACTGATCACTTGTACCTCTCCTCTTTGAGGTCTCCCTGAGTGGGACCTTGGAGCAGAGAACTAATGTAAGGTAAATTGGGAACAGATTATGGAAGGCTTTGAATGCATGCTGAGGAGCTGAACCTTACAGACCATTTTTAAGCAGGCAAATGATAAGATCAAGATGATGTTTCAGGAAAATCAATCTGGTGCTGCGCAGAATAAATTAGAGACATAGTTTGTACCCAGAAAAATCAGGAGAATATTTCAGTAATTCAGGAGTGAGGAGATAAGAAGCCAAAGGCGGTATCAGTtgcaatgaaaaagaatgtgagaAGCACTGTAGAGGGAGAATGAACAGGACTTGGCAACCTAGTGGACGAGGAGTAAAGGAAGGGGAGTTGTCAAGATGAGCCAGGGCTTCAAGCCTCTGTGACTGGAAGAACATTATtgtcattctttcatgtgttcatttTGCAAACTTGTATTAAGCAAACAGCGGGCACAGAGATAAATAGTAGAGAAATGCCTGTCTTTACAgttgttgggggttttttggccatgccatgcagcttgtgggatcttagttccctgaccagggattgaacatgggccCCTGGCgctgaaagtgtggagtcctaaccactggactgccagggaattcttgAGAAATGCCTGTCTTTAAAAGCTCACAATCCAGtgggagaaaaatgtatatttataaccaGGTAAAATGTGAAAGTGCCTTAAGAGAGGCAGACAGCATTAGTGGCAGAGTGAAAGAACCACTGAGAGAAGTCAGGAGGATTAGTTGCATTGCAGGAGTGACTGCAAAATAATACATGCTCAGTAAACAGAGGCACTCTGCATTTTCCACACCATCCAGTGTGAGACCCACAGAAAGATCTTCTGCTTCATTAACATTCTGATGGTTGGGTTTGGAAAGAGTTGCTAAATTTCAGCATTAAAAATACAACACTCTCAGAGTCTGTTGGGAGGAGGACAGGCTGAGTTGGGCATCAGAGGAAAGAGGaatttagatatatatatatttttaaataaatttatttatttttggctgtgttgggtgttcattgctgcacacgggctttctctagttgcggtgagtgggggctactcttcattgtggtgcgcgggcttcttatcgcggtggcttctcttgttgc
This sequence is a window from Mesoplodon densirostris isolate mMesDen1 chromosome 4, mMesDen1 primary haplotype, whole genome shotgun sequence. Protein-coding genes within it:
- the PSMB11 gene encoding proteasome subunit beta type-11; translated protein: MALQDVCKWQAPDTQEASPHLPQAGGWAVPQGWDPQTFLQIHGPRLAHGTTTLAFRFRHGVIAAADTRSSCGDYVACPASRKVIPVHQHLLGTTSGTSADCVTWYRVLRRELRLRALREGQLPSVAGAARLLSVMMSRYRGLDLCVATALCGWDRSGPALFYVYSDGTCLQGDIFSVGSGSPYAYGVLDGGYHYDMSTQEAYALARRAVAHATHRDAYSGGSVDLFHVRESGWEYVSRNDAWVLYSELRKFPGPGPEQEREEEATPDRAGEGREPSVAPAPGDSRMPAEAL